Genomic window (Acidobacteriota bacterium):
CCATCACCTGAGGTGATTTTTGGCCTGCACGTTTATCCGCCGCTGGAAGCTGGCAAAATCGGCTACGTGGCTGGTCCGGCAATGGCTGGCGCCAGTCGGTTTGAAATCAAAATCAAAGGCAAGAAAGCCCACGGCGCCTATCCGCATACCGGCGTGGATGCCGTGCTGGTGGCTTCACATACCGTTGTGGCGCTGCAAAACATTTCTAGCCGGATGGTCAATTCACAAGATCCGGTAGTGATTACAGTTGGAAGCATCCACGGCGGAAATCGTGGAAATATTCTGGCGGATGAAGTTGTGCTCATTGGAACAGTTCGCGCCTTGAGCGATACCGTGATGGATGAAACCGAACGTCGAATGCGACAAATCGTGACTGGTCTTACTTCTGGGTTTGGTGCTGAGTACGAGTTGGGCTTTGTGCGTCAAGTACCAGCACTGGTCAATGATCCGGAATTAACCGAACGCCTGCTCCCGACCTTTGAGCGCATCGTTGGAAAAGCCAATACTATTCAAACACCGCCGCGAATGGGCGCCGAAGACTTTGCATTTTTTGCCGCCGCCCGACCATCGCTCTTTTTCTCACTTGGCATCGCCAACGCTGAATGCGGAATCACGGCTGGCATTCACACACCAGAATTTGACGTTGATGAAAACTGTCTGAAAATTGGCGTCGCAGCCATGGCAGGATTGGTTCTGGACTTTGGAGTGCTGTGACTTGTCACAGCTTTGGGTTGGGAGCGACTTGTCACAGATTGATTTCGTTCCAGCGCCGACAAGTCGGCGCACTCCAAAAAACGAAAAAGGAAAGCCAGTTTTTTGAAAACTACCTTTCCTTTGGATGGAACTCGAATTTTTATTCACCGAGACATCACTGTTGGTAGGCTGGCTCTGGTTTTTCCGGCTCGTCTTCTGGTGCCCAGGATAAGGCTTGCGGGAGCACGCCAACTGAAATGTAATCCGGATTGTCCAGGTTGAGTGATTTTCCTAACTCTTTTGGATCGGTTTCAATCGTCTGCTGCCACAACCGGTGACCCAACACAACCAATGACGTGCCAACCGGCGCCGTGTATTCATCGGGGGTAATATGTGGGTTCAGGCTAGGCACCGGATGCGACAGTGGGAAGATATCTGATGGATCTGTTTCCTTCCGATTTCGCCTGGATGATTCTCCTTGTGAAGTCGGCATTTGCTCAACGAGCATATCGGATGGTTTGCGCTCAAATCGCGGAAGGAAATCAGAGAGTTTTGGTCTTTCCAACCCAGAAAACCGGAATTGCTTCACGCCTGCAAAAGGATGGTTTGAAAATGCTGCCGCAAGTTGAACTGGCTCAGTTCGGGATGGCTCAATCCACAGGGTCGGCGTAACCCCAACCCAGAGAGCAACGCCTGCGATAATACCCACTAAAATCGTGGTGGCAGTGATCACCGTTACCATTGCGCGAGGCAATGGAGTCTTGATACCAGAGCGAAGGTTTGGCCGACTGGTCTTCATGGCGTGTCTCCGAAAATCAAATATTTCTGAACATTTTGTGCTGGAAACTTAATCCGTGAAACTACCATGAGCCTTTCAGATGAACAAGCCAAGTGAGAAAATAGCGAAGTAGCAAAGTAGCGAAGTAGTCAGAAAAAGTTTAGGAGTATTTATTTGGTAGCGCTGGTGTACATAAGTACCTTACCGAAAATTTCCAGACATTTTAACCACGAAACACACGAACTACACGAAAAGAATCAAACACTTATCCAATCCAATATCTCAGGAAACTTATGACAAGGTACTTAATGGTTAAATACTGAGTACAAGCCGTGATGGATTGACCACTCGCTACTCGCTACTCACCACTCGCTCTTCCTTCGCCACTTCGCATTCAGCTCAGTACTTAACCGAACACCCATATGACTGGGTCGCGGGGACTGAAACTGGTTTGCCGGCCATCGCTTCATCAAGCGCGGCCTGGACGAAGTTCTTTCCATTCCGGTCATCTATCGCCCCGGCGTAAATCAATTTTCCTTTCGGATCAATCACAAACATATGCGGAGTGGTTTTTGCCCCAAAAGTGCGACCGATTTTTCCATCTGAATCCAGAATCAACGCCGTTGGTGCCGCGTTGCGTTCCTTGAGCACGGCTTCGCCTTGATCAGGAGTTAAATGACCTTGTTTCCCAGGGGCGGAAGAATCAATCGTCAACCAGACCACGCCCATTCCTGTATAGGCACGCTGTAAGTTTTGCATTGAATGATTGGCATAATGCGGCCTGACAGCCGGGCACTCGGGATTAAACCACTCCAGAACGACAAATTTGCCTTTGTAATCCGACAAACGATGCGTTTTCCCGTGGGTGTCTGACCCGGAAAAGACCGGTGCCGCGACACCGATTGAGGGTTCAGAACTGGCCACCGTGCTGTGCCCTGCTTTTTCGTGGCTGTGGGCCAGGGTGTGGCAACCAGTGAAAAACAAGGTTCCAAACAATAAAAATGAGAGTGTAAATTTGGACATGGTAGGTCTCCTTTAGGGGTAATTTGTTGTCTTTGGTTACTGACTCAGGATGATGTCGTGACTACATTCGAGAACACCCTGCTGGTTGCGAACTGGTCGTTTCACCTGAAAATTTGCCTTTTCATCACGCATTTCCTTGTAAAAGGCTTCGGTCAGGTTTGGGTCTCCGTCAAAAAAGATTTCCGAGAATCGTTTTGGTTCGCCCTCGCGATACACCGCAAAGTGAATATGGGCGGGATTGCCGCCGTCAGGATAAGGGGCGGGTTTGATCGTGTGGAACTCATATTGCCCCTGAGCATTGGTTTGAAGCCGTGCCCGCAAGCGGGGCGGGGCCTGGCCAGTGCCTTTTGGGTTGTATAATCCCTGGGCATCAGTGTGGTGAACATCAACCAAAATACCGGGCACCGGGGTTTTGCCATCTGGCCGCAAGACCCTGCCTGAAACCCGAAGCCGTTCCCCTGGCTCATCCTTGCCGGCAATCACGGTTGTCCAGGTGAGTTTTTCCGATTGAGGTTTGGTTTGATCATCAGCGTGACTGGCGCAACTGATCACACACACCAATCCAACAAAGACCAGAAAGCGAAGCGTTAGAAACCGTTCACTTAATTTGAGAAAAGAAGGGATTTTCATTTGGTAACCTCGATCATTCTAATACCAGTTTGTAGTCAGTAGTCAGTAGTCAGTAGTTCGCTAAACTCATTTGATTGAAGGACTTGACTGTTTCCTAATATGCAGGCTGCTCCTTCGGAGCGCAAACCCATCACCCGCTTCGCAGGTTTGATTCTGAATTTCCAAACAATCTCTAACTCTGATGGACTGACTCCTTGCTATCTCGCTATCTCGCTATTTCGCTTCTTCGCTCCCCCAGCTATTTCGGCTCCAGAATGATGTCAAAGGTACCACTTTCAAGCGTGGCGCCTCGAATTGACTGTTTTTGAAGGTCAATCATCAACGATTCACGCCAGGCAAAGTCACCTGATTGGTGTTTATCTCCTTTGAAAAACAGTTGGGTCACAAGTTCTTTGTAATTCGGATGTTTGATCCAGTAATGAATGTGACTGGGCCGCCAGCGATTTGGGCCGATTTGATAGGCGCCGGGATGGATGGTTTCGAATTCATAATATCCCGATTCATCCGTCATCAGGCGGGCCCGATTGCGGGTCATTCCCTCTTTCGGAGGTCGTCGTTCATCATTGTTTTCAAAGTCATACACCCCGCCGGCATCAGCCTGCCAGACATCGAGCAGGGCCATCGGCACCGGCTTTCGGGTTTTAAAATCCCAAACCCGGCCTTTGACCACCAGCACCGTGCCTTCAGCCAGCGGAAGCGAAAGCTTGGCTCGATACGGAGCGCCGGAAATATAAAACGGCCACTGGTCTACAAAATCGGTCACAGCCCAGGCGCCTCCAAGTTTGGTTTTCTCCGAAACTTCCAGATGCTCTTTGTAATGGTCCAAATCATCCGTTTTTTCGGTCGGAGCCAGGCCAGGCGGCATCAACAGATCCGGAATTCCAACCGCAGCGGCTCCCAATAAACCGAATTGAAAAAAATGCCGACGTGAGAATGTGTTCATGGTGGCCTCCTTCATTTTTTCTGAGCGAAATAACGATGAATTAAGCCTGGTCTTTCAAGGCCAGGAAACGAGACAAAATCGTGATTTCACGGCGGTTTCAATCTGGGATCTCGTCCTTCCCGGCGACCCTGGCATGGTTTTCAAGTCAACCACCGCTACGTGGCGAAGAAATGTCAACACAACCTGGAACCTCGTCATTCGAAAAAGGTGAAGATTGCCTGTAACCCTCGATGGATTGACTACTCGCTACTCGCTACTCACTACTCGCTCTTTGTTCGCTATGGTTTATAAATCCAGGCACTGGTGGTTCCATCAAGTTGTTTGCTATAGCCACCAGCGATCAAGACTTCACCGGAAGGCAGCAAAGTGGCGGTGGCGTAATAGGTTGAGACACCTAAATCTCCTTTAACTTCAGAGAAATACCCGGTATTTGGGTCATAGAGTTCAATTCGGCGGCTGGCACCCGCGACTAAAACTTTTCCGTTTTTGAGGACCACGACCGCGTCCCGGATTTTGTAGCGGGCCGTGTTCATATTGCCCGTTGGAGAAAACTGGCCAGTTTTTGGGTCAAAGAGTTCGGCGCTGGTGTACTGACCGTTCCACATCATCGCGTTTGAGCCACCCAAAATCAGAACTTTGCCATTGGGCAATAATTGAGCTGAATGCTTAAACCTGGGAACTGACAGTATTCCAACGGGTGAAAAGGTTTGGGATTGCGGGTCAAAGAGTTCAGCGGCGGCAATCGGGTCTTCGCGACGGAGGGTGCCGGTGCCGCCGCCAACAATCAGCACTTTGCCATTGGGAAGCAATGTCGCGGTGTGATCAGTGCGCGGTGAACTCATCGAATCCGCCACCAGGCTGAAAGTTCCTGAAATCGGATCGTAGATTTCAGCACTCGCCAGCTTGTCGGTGGCGGTTTGCCCACCGGTAATCAAGACAGTTCCATTCGGAAGCAGCGTCGCTCGATGGGCCAGCCGGGGGAAATTCATTGTTCCGGTTGATTCAAACTGTCCAGTGAGTGGGTTAAACAGTTCGGCGGTGGATAAAGCGCCGGAAAAGAAGGTTATGTCTGAGCCACCAGCCAGGAGAACTTTTCCATTTGGAAGTAACGTGGAGGTGTGATTGACTCGTCGTGAGAGCATGCGACCAACGGTTTTGAAGGTTTTGGTTTGTGGGTCAAACAACTCAGCACTCTCCTGGACCGTTCCCATGCGCTCCATTCCGCCAGCAATCAGCACCTGCCCGGTTTTCAGCAACGTCGCCGAGTGGGCATATCGTGGAGCATGCAGATTTTCAACCTGACTGACCTGACCGCTGGCCGAACCGTCAACCACCAACCCAAGGGCCGCAAAGTCAATTTGCTCGCGCCACTGATCCAGCATTTTTTGATCCAGTCGGAGCACGCCTTCCCTGGTAATTGCTGCCGGATGTGGAATCAATTCCGCGAGTCGTGAATAGACACGTTCACGTTCGGCACCAGTCACCTGAGTCAGTAAATGCCAGAGCGTGATGCCATCCTGACGTCGGGCTTCGACTAAGATCGTGTTGAGAGCGACTGTCCCGCCTGATTCAAAATCAAACCGATTGAGCGAAATCCGAAATGCCTGACTGGCATCGGCCAGAAACGGTGTACCAGGCCCTTTGCCGCGTTTAGTGACACAGGTGGCCCCGGCTGGAACGAGCGACTCGCGTCCATTGAGCATCAAGGCTACCCATCCGGACGTGACCTGCAAGGTGCTGTCGCCGTCTTTGTTGACTTCGAGGGTGTAGGCACATCCCAAATCAATCGCCACCGCCGACGGGGTATCCACGAAAAACACCCGTGGTGGAGCATAAATCCGGGCGTGCATCCGGCCTTCATCAAGGGCAAGGCGATGTTCGGCCTGACCTGCCTGCACCAGCTTGATGCGGGTGTTTGGGTCAATTTCGACGGAACCAATTTCTCCAACAGTGATTTTGGCGCGGGATCTGGCATCAGTTTCAAGCCATTGTCCAAGGCCAAGCTGAGCGGTTTGGGCAATTTGATGGGCGTCAATCACCGGGCTGCCTTCGAGGTTCACGACCTCCCAAAAAACCGTTGGCGAAGACTTTGGATGATGCAAAAAGTGCCCCACGCTCCACCAGGCCACGACCAGACAGGTCATTGCCGCTCCAACGGTTGCGATTTTCCACCACCCAAACCGAATTGGATTTGAATTGGAACGAGTTACAGGCCGCCAGGCTGGGACCAGGTCGTTTGCCGGAAGGGGAATCCCGATTTGGGAAACCATCCGGGAGGCAAAATGCAGCGATTCCAGCTCTTCCCGGCAGAGTTCGCAGTGTTTCAAGTGTGTTTCCAGCGCGGTCCGGGCTGGAAGATCCAACTCACCATCCATCAACGGCGAAAATTGCCGCCGATACCTCTGGTGGAGCACTGAGTGGATGATGTGTTGAAAAAAGTGACGTGCATTCATAGCGGTAAAACAGGGTTCAGGGTTCAGGGTTCAGGGTTCCATGAAAAGGACATAAAGGACATAAAGGACATAAATTCGAAAACCCGGAACCCGGAACCCGGAACCCGGAACCCGGAACCCGGAACCCGGAACCCGGAACCCGGAATCAGATTTTTCCCCGTAGCGGGGCTAATTTCTCAGCCAGTAATTTCCGGCCTCGATTGAGCCGCGAAGCGACTGTTCCTGGCGAACATCCCATCCGTTCGGCAATTTCGTCATAGTTCAGACCTTCGATGTCTTTTAAAATGATAATCATCCGAATTTCAGGCTTGAGCGTGAGCAGGGCCCGTTGAACGTGGGCTTGAAGCTGTTTTTCAATGACTGCTTTTTCAAGATGGATGTGCGTTGAAGGTAACTCCAAGAGTTCAAGTTCAGTATCAACCTGGGTTTGCGGGTGGGCAGATTCGCGGGCATTCAGACAATGGTTGACCGCCAGGCGGTAGAGCCATGTCGAAAAGCGCGATTGTCCAGCAAACTGGTTGAGCTTTTGAAACACACGAAAAAAAATCTCCTGCGTCAGGTCTTCAGCCACCGTGGCGCCAGTCATCCCCGCTGCCAATCGGAAGACGCGCTGGTAATAGCGTTCATAGAGCAAAGAAAAGACTTCGCCCTTACCGGCCAGAACGTTGGTGACCAGTTCTTCGTCAGTTCGCGATTCAGTTTGCGGTTTTGATTGGCTTAAAATGTTCACTCGACCATTTTGACAGGCGCGAGTTCAATCGTCTTCCAAAATCTTTTCATGAAAAAGGGACGACAGGGAAAGAAACAGCGGAAAGAATCAAACTTCGAAAACCCGGAACCCGAAACCCGAAACCCGAACAAAATGACAAGGTGACAAGGTGACAGGGTGATTTTTTTTATCCCTCATCCCTTAAAGAACTCGGAACCCGGCCATTCATCCCTGAATCTGCAAAAACAGTTTCAGATTGTCTTCGATGGCAATCTGGCTGATCACTTGAAGTCCAATTACCAGGACTTCAACCAGTTCGAGTTCGAGTGTTCGATGAAACGGCGATTCCAGTTCCCACCAGATAACAGCCAGTTCCAGTCGGTGTCCGAGGGAAAGCCCCGCCAGCCGGGCCTGCAAACAGGCCGGAAGCCGATACACTTCCGCCCCTTCAAACACATCCACCACCACCTGGTCTGATTCAATCAGGGTGAGTGCGTCCAACGGGGTTCGCTGGTCACCAGAATCCATATCCAGGATCAAAATCAGGCGCGAGAGTGAATCAAGATCAAGGGGATTGAGTTCCAGGCTTTCAGTTTCGGGAAATGCCTCTTGAACATATCGAAGTGGGTCGCGGATTGGGTCAGGGGCTGCAAAAACAGTAAAGATGGATGCCATCTGTTTTCTCCAGGAAAATTTGCTCTACCAATAAAAGCGAAAAAAAACCTGAAGACGGTGCACAAAAATGATGGCGGATGGTCCAAAATTACGATTTTTGTCCGGCGGGGGGAAGTTCTTTCAAGGTCCGGTACACCGGACGACCTAACCCGGCAAGCAGGTCACGTTCGCGGTTGGCACCCGGAGATTCGGCAATCAGCAACATGGCGTCACAGTTTGCAATAACGGCCAGTGAGATGGCCATAATGGCTTCATATTCATCGGTTTCCGGGTCGAGTTGTTCGACTACTGGTAAGGCGAGGTTCACGCCAATTACCGGAATATGGCCCCGGCGATAGACTTGAGCGGCGGCTCGGTTTAAAGCATCAAGGTTGGCCTGACGTTGTTTCGGAGTAGGAGCGGAATAAGGACCAGCAACAGCAATAAGCATAAAGTAAGGTTTGGAGAATTGATTCTGATTTGTGAATTCGAAAACACGTGATCTCCAAGATAGCGACTAGCGCGTAGAAAAAACAGACTTTTTTCAAATTTTTTTTCTGCATCAGCGAAGTAGCGAAGTAGTTTAGTAGTTTAGTAGTTTAGTGTTGATTCTCACAATGATTCTATCAACTGTAAACTCTGTGTTTCCAGCACTTCACTACTTCACTATTTCACTACTTCACCACTTCACTCAGAAAGCTACTCATTCTCCAACCGCATATCAGCAATCAATCCAGCTTTGGTGCGGACAATCTGGATGAGCTGGGTCTGGCTGGCAAAGACGATGCGATGACGGGTGATTCGAAAATCTCCGGTTTGGCGCGATTCGACCAGTGAAAGACCAGTTATCGGGCCAAGGCTTTTGAACCTCTTGATGGCGTTTGGGTTTTTAAAGCGGGGTTCAAATACTTTCCAGCAACCTGGAGTAAAAATCGAGCTGTCCACAGTGTCTTCAGCCCAGGATTCAAGCAACTTTTTGACCGTGGCTGAAAAGGCCGGGTCAGTATCCTTGATGGGTTTGTACTTGAGATTTGGAAGGACGGTGGTGGCCACGAGGCTGGCAATTTTCATCGGATTGGCTGAATCCTGATTGCAGAGCACAATCACGGCCAGTTTTTCGCCTGGAAAGCGCATAAACTCGGTGCGGAAGCCTCCGAGTGACCCTCCGTGTCGGACGCGGGCCACGACATTGACGGTGTCGGTTTCCCAGCCAAACCCATATGGATACGGGAAGCCATCATTGAGCACCGCCGGTTGGTGCATCATTTCCTGAAGTTTTTTGGATAGGACTTTGCCTTGCTGGAGACTGAGTTCCCAGTTCGTCAAATCAACTATGGTTGAAGCAAACGCCCCGCTGGGTCGGAGTGTGACAAACTCCATCGCTTTTTTTGAAGTGTTTTCATCCCAACTGTAACTGACCAGGGTACCGTATTTTTCCGGAACGGCATTGGTCGCAAAGGTATCGGCCATTCCGGCTTTGGCAAAAATGCGTTCCTGGCAAAACTCCGGCCAGGGTTTGCCGCTGACCTGACGGATGATGTCCGCCAGAGCAAAGTAGCCGACGTTGCAATATTCCCACCGTTCGCCGGGCTGGAACTTCATCGGCACAGGGTAAGTCGCTTTGACAATTTCCAAATCAGATTTTGCAAAGATGGGATGAAACGCGGGTGATTCCCGGACCAGCCCCGAAGTATGATTCAGCAAATGCTTGAGGGTAATTGGCTTCCAGGTTTCCGGAGCATCCGGAAAGTATCTGGTCATCGAGTCATTCAGGTTGAGTTTGCCATCTGCCGCGAGCAGGACAATCGCTGAAGCAATAAATTGTTTGCTCACACTCGCGATTTTGAACATGGTTTGGGGCGTGACGGCGGTTTTTTTCTCAAGGTCGGAAATGCCGTATCCCTGCATTTTCACGATTTTTCCCTTGTGAACCACGGCAATCGAAAGCCCTGGAATATGATCGGCTTCCATCTGTTGTTTGACCAGATCGTCAATTTCATCGGCCCGAAGCGGCAAGGTCAACAGGCACAACGTCAAAATCAGCACGGACCACCGTGCAAAATTCAAATTCAGCGGGGAACGGGAGGAGTTTGGTTTCATAATGAGGTACCCAGAACAAAAATGAAGTCGAAGGAAACCGAAGCTCATTCCTGAGTCTGGCTTTCAGTTTCCTTTGGATCAATGGTTGGGAAAGGTGGATACTGCAAGATGGCTTCGCGCAGGATTGAACTATCTTTGCGAAGATGGGCGTGAAACATTGTCCAACGGAACGAAATGCTACCCGTCTTTTGTTCTCGAATAAGTCGTTCCCCAATGCGTCGAATCAATTTTTGGATTGCTTCCTGGGTTTGGACATCACAGTCTGGGTCAATTTGGTCGCTGGTTGTCACGGCTCGTTTCCACCAGATGACAGCCTTGTCCAACTGGTCACGTTGATCCAGCACACGGCCTACGCGCTCGCAAACTCTCGCCACCAGCAGCGGCTGTTCAGCCAACAAAGCCAGGATTTCTTCGAGGTGTTGAATAAAAACAGGTGACCAATCAATTGTTTCAATGGTTGCAGCAACCTCAAGCGCCTCACAAATGACGTCCGCCTTTTTGCATAACAGTGAAAGCTGATGGGGTTCAACCGGAGTATTTTCAATGATTTGCTGGGCATTATACAGATCACGGGCATGTGCCAGGTGGTTGGCCAGCGACAACCTGGCATGGATGAACAAAATCGGATCGCTCAACCTGTCCATAACAATTGCACTGAGATGAAAATTCCCCATCTCGGCCTGTTGTTCGGCCAGGGCAGCCAGAAACGTGTCATTATCCAGGCAAAATTGATCAAATGCTGACCAGGCAGACAATTCCGGTCGAATTTCGGTCGTTGTTTTTGACAGGTTCCCAGATCGTTTTGCCCCGGTGGACGCTCCAAGAAGGGCCTCGTAGGTATCGCCTTTCAGACGATTTGATTTCCCTCCTCGATAGAGTGAAGCGCCGATGAGCACTCCAAACACCGACAACAACCATGTGATGAGCAAAACCAGCATTGTCCAGGACATATGGGGAATTATGAATGAATGTTCAGAGTAACGCCTTCAGGCGTGAGGCGTGACGAGTGGGATGGAAAAAAATCTCTCGTCTGAAGACGATACTCTGAACCTTTCCCTGAGTTTTGTTTTCGTGTGTTTCGTGGTTTCCAATTCTTAAACTGAATCATTCATCTGCACGTCAAGCGTCGCGCCGTCTGGTCGCCCGGTCCAGATTTGAAACTGCTGAACCAGGGCGGTGGTGACTTCCTGGATGGCAGGCCGATCAGCTTGACTTGATTGATGAAGATCGAGTCTGACGATTCCCGTGAGATTGGTTTGGGCGACTCCTGGCCAGGGACGAACCTGCACCCCAAGGCACCGCTGTTCGAGCATAAGAATCTGGCCGAAAATCCGGCCTTCGAGCCAGCCCGCGACCTTGTCAAAGTCCGCGGCTAATATGACTTCGATCTGATATTGAAGGTTCAAACCGGTACCTGAAACAGCTCGAACCACTGGTTCAAACAGCCTTGACCACTGATGGCTGGTGGCGCATTCCCTTCCGCGTCGCAGCTCGTCCTTGATGAGTTGTGCGGTTGAACGCGAAATATTTCGGGCACTGTTTTGATGTGGCGCCACCGAGGTAATCACCGGCAAGTGGTCGCGATGCGAACGAACTTTGAACGCCCGGGCACCATCGGTCAATCCGACTGGCTGTGTCCAGTCGTGTTCGTCCAACTGATTGAAAAAATTGATCATGAGCGTTTCCAGGTCTGGCACGACGTCTGGTTCCAGCTTCAGACAGACCCAGGCGGCCAGTAACGCCCAGGAAAAGCTGCCCGGAAAACCCCAGGCATTGCCGCCGATCTGTCGCCGCGCCACCCAGGCCCGAACACCACGCAGAAACTCCTGAAACAAGGTCAGGTTCATTTTCCGCGTGACACATTTCAACAATTCATCGGCTTCAAAACAGCCAACCAGATTTTGCCAGCTTGCCGGATCAAACTCGGTTTGGTGGCAGGCATCAATGGCCATCGTCATGGAAAGAGAAGCGGGGCGATGCGCCGGCATGACGTCAACGTCAACACCTTCAATTCGAACTTTGAGCAGCGACACCTGAGCATCCGTTACCACCCGCGTCATTTCCGCCAGCGGTGAGAGCCGGTTGGCCACCGATTCCAGAAATTTTCCGGCGGGTAATTCCAGCGGGATGAGGCACACGGTATCAATATCGCTTGACCGGGTGGCAACGCCCATTCGGGAGGAGCCAACCGTTTCCAGCGTCGCCCATTCGCCCACGACTTCGACACACGCCTGATGAACCAGTTCGAGAATTGTCTCCCGATGAATGATTTCTTCCGGAGTCAGCAGTGGTTCCAGGTCCAAAACAAGATCACTCAGGGTTGAATCACCCGCAGATTGACCCGCCGATTTTTTTCCAAGCTCAATGTCGTGGCGCACTTCAAACGGCGTGTCACCAACCCGGCTGATAAGCGCGATGGATTCCACTTCGAATGAAACTGGATGCCAGTCAGGTAATTCGGACTGTGCTTTTTGAAACGATTCAAACTGACCGACGCTCAGATGTGGGGTAAACCCGCTGGGACGACTATTTTGCTCAGAACATTGAGGGAATAATCGAAACAGTCGTTCCTGGAGAGTATGCAAAGCACCTGGCGGGTCAACTTCGGGTTTGAGCCAGACCGTGGCATTTCGGCGATGCTCAAAATAGTCGTACTTCGTCAGCCGAATTGAAAACGGCTGAATATGTGCCAGTTCCCGCCTGATGAGTTCAGCCGCTTCGGCAAAGAGATGATCAGGTAAAAACCCATAGATCAACGTGATATGGGGCATCCAGCGATTGATTTTGCGGTCGTGCGTTCGCCGAATGTTCTGAATCGGCGGCCAGAGGTTGAGTGGCGGAATAATCACAATCGCGCTGGTGTAGACCGGTGGCGTCAAGTGCAGGGTAGAATCGGGTTCGGGGTTCGGGGTTCGGGGTTCGGGGTTCCGGGTTAATTCGACGCCAAGTCCAAAGTGGTCAGAAATGAAGAGCGAGCCAGAGGTGGTAGCAACGGGTTCAACTCCGAGCCTTGAAAGCTGAGCTGGGTGCCAAGTTTTCGACCGAACCCACATCCGGTCATAGCGCGATGAGTTACCCGAGCGCGAAAGTTGTGCGGCCAGGTCATTGGTCGCCGGGTCATAGGTCAAGCCTGGGTCAGTGGGGTTTAATCGTGGCCAGATGTCGTCAAAACCTTCACGTTGAAAGAGTTTATCCAGTTCGTCACCAGGCGTGTTGAAATCTCCGATCACAGCGCAATCACCGGGCAACTGATGCACATATTCAAGGAGTCTTCCAACGTAGAGCCGCCGCCGTGCTGGGGCATCCAGCGTCATACTGCTTGGCAAATGCAGCACGGCGAGGTGAAGTGGCTGACCGTTGAGCGTCCAGGTGGCAATCAGCACCCGTTTGCGGATTGAAAACCAGTGGTCAACCTGTGAAAACGGATATTTGCTCAGCACCAATACGCCGTGTGGATCAAGATTCGGAGACAGCATCGGTTCGGAAAGAAACCAGTTTGCAGTCCAATCAGCCGTTTGAATCGCCGTCAAAACAGTCGGGGTGACTTCCTGGAGCGCAATCACATCCGCCTGACAGGTTTCCAGCACTGAAAGCAGGTGGGTTGTTCGCTCGGGTGTCCTCAAATCTCCATCATCTGGAAGCTCAGCCAAAATATTGAAGGTAATGATTTTCAGGCGCTCAGTCAGAATGGATGCCGGATTCTCTGATACCTGGTTCCAGGTTGAACCAGTTCGATGAAACACAGGTCGGGAGATACAGGCAAAGTTTGGATGGACTGACGGTGTTTCAGAAATCAGCAAACTGGTTGGGGCTGAAATTCGCTCGGGAGGTTCAACCCAGGCGGCGGCGGGGAGTTCGTCCGTTGCAAAAAGATCCAGATGCGTGTCGCGGTCCCAGACTCGGGTTTCACCGCATCGAATGAACCGCACCCGATGCCAGGGAATATCGCTGGCCACGGCCCATTCATCCACGGTTTTTTCACGAAAACCCTCG
Coding sequences:
- a CDS encoding FecR domain-containing protein; this encodes MNARHFFQHIIHSVLHQRYRRQFSPLMDGELDLPARTALETHLKHCELCREELESLHFASRMVSQIGIPLPANDLVPAWRPVTRSNSNPIRFGWWKIATVGAAMTCLVVAWWSVGHFLHHPKSSPTVFWEVVNLEGSPVIDAHQIAQTAQLGLGQWLETDARSRAKITVGEIGSVEIDPNTRIKLVQAGQAEHRLALDEGRMHARIYAPPRVFFVDTPSAVAIDLGCAYTLEVNKDGDSTLQVTSGWVALMLNGRESLVPAGATCVTKRGKGPGTPFLADASQAFRISLNRFDFESGGTVALNTILVEARRQDGITLWHLLTQVTGAERERVYSRLAELIPHPAAITREGVLRLDQKMLDQWREQIDFAALGLVVDGSASGQVSQVENLHAPRYAHSATLLKTGQVLIAGGMERMGTVQESAELFDPQTKTFKTVGRMLSRRVNHTSTLLPNGKVLLAGGSDITFFSGALSTAELFNPLTGQFESTGTMNFPRLAHRATLLPNGTVLITGGQTATDKLASAEIYDPISGTFSLVADSMSSPRTDHTATLLPNGKVLIVGGGTGTLRREDPIAAAELFDPQSQTFSPVGILSVPRFKHSAQLLPNGKVLILGGSNAMMWNGQYTSAELFDPKTGQFSPTGNMNTARYKIRDAVVVLKNGKVLVAGASRRIELYDPNTGYFSEVKGDLGVSTYYATATLLPSGEVLIAGGYSKQLDGTTSAWIYKP
- a CDS encoding amidohydrolase, whose translation is MTHRFLNKNPEPGTRNPVFENPEPGIRNPEIEAIFPKLVEIRRDLHRHPELSNREVRTSKIVAQFLTQLGLEVTTGVAHHGVVGILRGKQPGPVVAVRADMDALPIQEIRDVPYKSCVPGVMHACGHDVHTTIGLGTAEILAKHTDQLGGTVKFLFQPAEEGAPVGEDGGAKMMIREGVLENPSPEVIFGLHVYPPLEAGKIGYVAGPAMAGASRFEIKIKGKKAHGAYPHTGVDAVLVASHTVVALQNISSRMVNSQDPVVITVGSIHGGNRGNILADEVVLIGTVRALSDTVMDETERRMRQIVTGLTSGFGAEYELGFVRQVPALVNDPELTERLLPTFERIVGKANTIQTPPRMGAEDFAFFAAARPSLFFSLGIANAECGITAGIHTPEFDVDENCLKIGVAAMAGLVLDFGVL
- a CDS encoding sigma-70 family RNA polymerase sigma factor, which codes for MNILSQSKPQTESRTDEELVTNVLAGKGEVFSLLYERYYQRVFRLAAGMTGATVAEDLTQEIFFRVFQKLNQFAGQSRFSTWLYRLAVNHCLNARESAHPQTQVDTELELLELPSTHIHLEKAVIEKQLQAHVQRALLTLKPEIRMIIILKDIEGLNYDEIAERMGCSPGTVASRLNRGRKLLAEKLAPLRGKI
- a CDS encoding redoxin domain-containing protein, translating into MSKFTLSFLLFGTLFFTGCHTLAHSHEKAGHSTVASSEPSIGVAAPVFSGSDTHGKTHRLSDYKGKFVVLEWFNPECPAVRPHYANHSMQNLQRAYTGMGVVWLTIDSSAPGKQGHLTPDQGEAVLKERNAAPTALILDSDGKIGRTFGAKTTPHMFVIDPKGKLIYAGAIDDRNGKNFVQAALDEAMAGKPVSVPATQSYGCSVKY
- a CDS encoding DUF4406 domain-containing protein: MLIAVAGPYSAPTPKQRQANLDALNRAAAQVYRRGHIPVIGVNLALPVVEQLDPETDEYEAIMAISLAVIANCDAMLLIAESPGANRERDLLAGLGRPVYRTLKELPPAGQKS